The nucleotide sequence TCATGAAGGAGGAAGACAAGCGGACAACGGCTTATCATGAAGGCGGCCACGCCCTGGTAGCCCGCCTGTCTCCGGAAACCGACTCCATCAACAAGATCACCATTATTCCGCGTGGAAGAGCGGCCGGTCTTACCTGGTTTCTGCCGGAGGAACGCGATTTCATGTTCAAGGACCAACTCATGAGCGAACTGGCCGTGGCCATGGGCGGACGGGCGGCAGAGGAGCTGATTTTTTCCCGTATCAGTACCGGCGGCGCCAATGATATCAAAAAAGCCACTGAACTGGCGCAGAAAATGGTTCGCTCCTGGGGCATGAGCGAGGTTCTCGGTCCGCTGACCTACGGCCAGAGCGATGACCACATCTTTCTGGGACGCGAAATTGCCCAGCACCGCGATTACTCCGAGGATACAGCCAAAAAAATCGACGCCGAAGTCTCCGGGCTGGTCACGGAAGGCTATGGCCGGGCCAAACAATTGCTCACCGACAACGTTGATATTTTAAACCGCCTGGCAGAGCAGCTGCTTGACAAGGAAACCGTCATGGGCAGGGAACTCGACGAACTTATACGTGAAATGCGCCCGGGAATCCGGCTGCCGTCTGATCCCAGCGAAAAAAGCGCCTCTGAGGCAGAAGCCGAAATCCGCAAGGAGCAGCAGGAGGAGGAGAAAACCGATGAGCCGGCGTGAACTTTGTTTTTGTGGCCGCCGGCTGCATCTTGACAAAAAAACCGCCATCATGGGCATCTTAAACGTCACCCCGGATTCCTTTTCAGACGGGGGAAAATTTCTGCGTTATGAAGACGCCCTGGAGCGGGCCCGTGAAATGATTCAACAGGGTGCCGATATTATCGATATCGGGGGGGAGTCCTCCCGGCCCTTTTCCGAACCGGTTTCCGCTGAAGAGGAACTCGACCGGGTTCTTCCCGTGATAAGGGCCCTTGCCGGCAATATTGACGTGCCCGTATCCATTGACACCACCAAGGCGGAAGTCGCCCGCCGGGCTGTGGCCGCAGGCGCGGAAATCATCAACGATATCAGCGCCATGCGCTTTGACCCGGACATGGCAAAAGTGGCCGCTGACACGGGTGCCGGACTTGTGCTCATGCACATGAAAGGCACGCCCAAATCCATGCAGAAAAATCCTGTGTATGACCATCTCATCGGAGAAATCCGCGATTTTCTGATGGATGCGGTTGGCCGTGCAGAAGCGGCAGGCGTGAAAGCCAACCGGATTGTCATTGATCCGGGCGTGGGCTTTGGCAAAACCGTTGCCCACAACCTGCAGATCCTCCACCAGCTCAACCGGTTTGACGACATTGGTCCGCCTCTGCTGCTGGGCGTTTCCAGAAAGGCGTTTATCCGCAAAATCCTCGGACAGACAAAGGGGCCCGAACCCGCCCCTGATGATCCGGATATTGAAAACGCAACCCAGGCGGCGGTGGCTATTGGCATCTTTAACGGCGCGGGCATTGTTCGGGTTCACAATGTTTCCCGGGCCCGGGCAGCGGTGCGGATAGCCGATGCAATTTGCCGTTCCGTTGTTTGCCCGTCCGGAGAAGAAAACCAATGAAGGCATACCGGCATCTACAGCCGGGACGGCAAGTTCGGCGCGCGATCCTGAAGTTTGTCATTCTGGTCGCCTGTATGCCTGTTTTCAGCCAGAACGCTTTTTCCTCTGCCCCTGAAGAAGCCATCACTGCCACCATTGCCGTGGCGGCCCGCTATTCTGGGAGCCCGGCTTTTGGCTATGAAGTTGCGGAAGCCAGGGTCTTTCCCGAGCATCTCGCGGTCACGGGCCCTGAAAGCCGGATTCGCGAAATCGTTGCCTTGCAGACCCATACCCTGGACATCACGGGTGCCACAGAAACCATTGAAAAGAAAGTGCCCCTGGACCTGCCCGAAGACATTGAAATAACCGGCAGCGAAGACAACGCACAGATCCGGGTCCGGGTGGTGATTAAAAAACAAAAGGTTGAAAAAACCATAAGAGATGTTCCGGTTGAATTGGTGAACAATACGCATCCCAGCATTGTCCGGCCGGCTACGGTCACCATAACACTTTCCGGAAACCGGCTTTTTTTTGCAAACGAATTTTCAGCCAAAGACATTGACGTCCGGATGAACGTAAAAGGCATGGGCCCGGGACTCCATGTGCTGCCCGTGGAGATTCGGCTGCCGGGAAAAACCGATTTGCTCCGGGTGGAGCCCCAGGTCTTTACAGTGCAGATTCTGCCGCAAACCTCCAATACATCGGAAAACAAACATGCTGCTGGTACTTGACGTGGGCAACACGCACACGGTGGCGGGAATTTTCAGGGATGACAAGATTGCCGCCCAGTGGCGTCTTCACACGGACTCAAAACGCACTGAAGATGAGCTGCACATGCACATGGACTGGTTTTTTGCACAAAACGGGCTGCAACTGACCGATATTGACAAAACTGTGATCTCCTGCGTTGTGCCGCCCATGATCCAGGCCTTAGACGCCTACTGCCGCAAGTATCTTCAACACCCTCCGCACTGGATCGGTCCCGGGGTTGTGAACATGCCCATCTGTTACCGAAATCCCCGGGAAGTGGGCGCGGACCGCCTGGTCAACGCCGTGGCCGC is from Desulfosalsimonas propionicica and encodes:
- a CDS encoding CdaR family protein; this translates as MKAYRHLQPGRQVRRAILKFVILVACMPVFSQNAFSSAPEEAITATIAVAARYSGSPAFGYEVAEARVFPEHLAVTGPESRIREIVALQTHTLDITGATETIEKKVPLDLPEDIEITGSEDNAQIRVRVVIKKQKVEKTIRDVPVELVNNTHPSIVRPATVTITLSGNRLFFANEFSAKDIDVRMNVKGMGPGLHVLPVEIRLPGKTDLLRVEPQVFTVQILPQTSNTSENKHAAGT
- the folP gene encoding dihydropteroate synthase; this translates as MSRRELCFCGRRLHLDKKTAIMGILNVTPDSFSDGGKFLRYEDALERAREMIQQGADIIDIGGESSRPFSEPVSAEEELDRVLPVIRALAGNIDVPVSIDTTKAEVARRAVAAGAEIINDISAMRFDPDMAKVAADTGAGLVLMHMKGTPKSMQKNPVYDHLIGEIRDFLMDAVGRAEAAGVKANRIVIDPGVGFGKTVAHNLQILHQLNRFDDIGPPLLLGVSRKAFIRKILGQTKGPEPAPDDPDIENATQAAVAIGIFNGAGIVRVHNVSRARAAVRIADAICRSVVCPSGEENQ